In Caldicellulosiruptor morganii, the following proteins share a genomic window:
- the pyk gene encoding pyruvate kinase has translation MRKTKIVCTLGPATDSEEIIKKLIENGMDVARLNFSHGTHEEHKRKIDMIKNIREELDRPIPILLDTKGPEIRIGFFKDGRIELKEGQRFILTTEEILGNEEIVSITYKELVNDVKPGDKILIDDGLIELIVEEKTDKNIICKVKNGGVLTNQKGVNVPGIPIKLPALTQKDKEDILFGIENDVDFIAASFIRKASDVLEIREFLNKHGGRDILIIAKIETQEGVANCDEIIRVADGIMVARGDLGVELPFEEVPLVQKMLIEKCYKAGKPVITATQMLESMIRNPRPTRAEVSDVANAIFDGTSAIMLSGETAMGKYPVESVATMAKIAERVESQIDYIKRFQSQVFDMPVNVTNAISHATCTTAHDLGAKAIITVTKSGNTARMVSKFRPACPIIATTPCEKVRRQLNLSWGVYPFLAEYKDSTDDIFDHSVEIAVKSKIVKDGDLVVITAGVPVGISGTTNILKVHVVGHVLVEGRGWGTGKVTARVCVGKNLNEIKQNFEDGDIIVTVQTNNDFIPYIKRASGIITEEGGQNSHAVIVGAALDIPVITDAKNAVEILKNGIVVTMDAQKGLVFSGKLKG, from the coding sequence TTGAGAAAAACAAAGATAGTCTGTACACTGGGGCCAGCGACTGACTCCGAAGAGATTATAAAAAAACTCATTGAAAATGGGATGGATGTTGCAAGACTTAATTTTTCCCATGGGACACATGAAGAGCATAAAAGAAAAATTGATATGATAAAGAATATTCGTGAAGAGCTTGACAGGCCCATTCCTATTTTGCTTGATACAAAAGGACCAGAAATAAGGATTGGTTTTTTCAAGGATGGGAGGATCGAATTAAAAGAAGGACAGAGATTTATACTCACAACAGAGGAGATACTGGGAAACGAAGAAATCGTAAGTATAACCTATAAAGAACTTGTTAATGATGTCAAACCTGGTGATAAGATATTAATTGATGATGGTCTGATTGAGCTAATTGTCGAAGAAAAGACCGACAAGAATATAATTTGCAAGGTAAAAAATGGAGGAGTTTTGACAAATCAAAAAGGGGTAAATGTTCCAGGCATACCAATAAAACTTCCAGCATTGACCCAGAAAGACAAGGAAGATATTCTCTTTGGAATTGAAAACGATGTTGACTTTATAGCAGCTTCTTTTATAAGAAAGGCAAGCGATGTTCTGGAGATTAGAGAATTTTTAAATAAACACGGTGGCAGAGATATTCTAATAATAGCAAAAATAGAAACACAAGAAGGCGTTGCAAACTGTGATGAAATTATAAGAGTTGCTGATGGAATTATGGTTGCCAGGGGGGACCTGGGTGTTGAGCTTCCATTTGAAGAAGTACCACTTGTGCAAAAGATGCTCATTGAGAAATGTTATAAAGCTGGTAAGCCAGTAATTACAGCAACGCAGATGTTAGAATCAATGATAAGAAATCCACGACCAACAAGAGCGGAAGTAAGCGATGTAGCAAATGCCATTTTTGACGGAACATCTGCTATAATGTTATCAGGCGAGACAGCTATGGGAAAGTATCCGGTTGAAAGTGTTGCCACAATGGCAAAGATTGCTGAAAGGGTAGAAAGCCAGATAGATTATATTAAAAGGTTCCAATCTCAGGTATTTGATATGCCGGTTAATGTTACAAATGCTATATCTCACGCTACATGTACCACTGCGCATGACCTTGGAGCAAAGGCAATTATCACTGTCACAAAATCCGGAAACACAGCAAGAATGGTGTCAAAATTTAGACCTGCTTGCCCAATTATTGCAACAACACCATGTGAGAAAGTAAGAAGGCAGCTCAATCTTTCATGGGGTGTTTATCCATTTTTGGCTGAGTATAAAGATTCTACTGATGATATATTTGACCACTCGGTGGAGATTGCTGTAAAGTCAAAAATTGTTAAAGATGGCGATTTAGTGGTGATCACTGCTGGTGTGCCGGTTGGTATAAGCGGGACAACAAATATTCTAAAAGTTCATGTTGTTGGTCATGTGCTGGTTGAAGGAAGAGGCTGGGGTACTGGAAAGGTTACAGCCAGGGTATGTGTTGGGAAAAATCTAAATGAAATAAAGCAAAATTTTGAAGATGGAGATATTATTGTAACAGTCCAGACAAACAATGATTTTATTCCATATATTAAACGAGCATCGGGTATTATAACAGAAGAAGGTGGTCAAAACTCACACGCAGTAATTGTCGGTGCTGCATTGGATATTCCTGTTATCACCGATGCTAAAAATGCTGTGGAGATACTCAAAAATGGTATTGTTGTCACAATGGATGCACAAAAAGGACTTGTCTTCAGTGGAAAGCTTAAAGGATAA
- the pfkA gene encoding 6-phosphofructokinase codes for MPEVKTIGVLTSGGDAPGMNAAIRAVVRTGIYYGFRVMGIRRGYNGLIEGDIFEMNLRSVSDIIQRGGTILLTARSPEFMTENGLKKAASMCKIFKIDAIVVIGGDGSFRGARDLSKFGINVVGIPGTIDNDIACTDYTIGFDTALNTVQDAINKIRDTATSHERVSILEVMGRHAGYIALYSGIAGGAESIVIPEKGLDKDEIIRRIIDGKNKGKLHNLIILAEGIGGATELAKEIEEATGIETRATILGYIQRGGSPTAYDRVMASLMGAKAVEVIREGKKNRIIALKDGKIVDYDIDEALSMQKSIDEYMYNLATILSL; via the coding sequence ATGCCAGAAGTGAAGACTATAGGAGTTCTCACAAGCGGCGGAGATGCACCGGGAATGAATGCAGCGATAAGAGCTGTTGTAAGAACAGGAATTTATTATGGTTTTAGAGTAATGGGTATAAGACGAGGATATAACGGCTTGATAGAAGGCGATATATTTGAGATGAATTTAAGGTCGGTGTCTGATATAATTCAGCGCGGAGGAACAATTCTCCTTACTGCCCGTTCTCCTGAATTTATGACAGAAAATGGACTCAAAAAAGCAGCGTCAATGTGTAAGATATTCAAAATTGATGCCATTGTTGTAATTGGAGGAGATGGGTCTTTTAGAGGGGCCAGAGATTTGAGCAAATTTGGAATAAATGTAGTAGGTATTCCTGGTACAATTGACAATGACATTGCATGCACAGATTATACAATTGGATTTGACACTGCTTTAAACACTGTCCAGGATGCAATCAATAAAATTAGAGATACAGCAACCTCCCATGAAAGAGTTAGCATTTTAGAGGTAATGGGAAGACATGCAGGTTATATAGCCCTTTACAGTGGTATAGCTGGTGGGGCTGAGTCAATTGTAATACCTGAAAAGGGTCTTGATAAGGATGAGATAATAAGGAGAATTATAGATGGCAAAAACAAGGGGAAACTTCACAATTTAATCATCTTGGCAGAAGGAATCGGTGGAGCAACAGAGCTTGCTAAAGAGATAGAAGAGGCAACAGGTATTGAAACCAGAGCAACCATTCTGGGATATATCCAGAGAGGTGGATCACCAACCGCATATGATAGAGTAATGGCAAGTCTTATGGGGGCAAAAGCAGTTGAAGTAATCAGAGAAGGAAAGAAGAATAGAATAATTGCTCTAAAAGATGGTAAGATTGTTGACTATGACATTGATGAGGCTTTGTCTATGCAAAAGAGCATTGATGAGTATATGTATAACCTGGCTACAATCCTGTCTTTATAA
- the mtrB gene encoding trp RNA-binding attenuation protein MtrB, producing MSENAYEYKNGDYVVVKALENGVNVIGLTRGKDTKLHHTEKLDSGEVLLAQFTEVTSAIKVRGKAEIYTKFGVIISESQNK from the coding sequence ATGAGTGAAAATGCATACGAGTACAAAAATGGTGACTATGTAGTAGTAAAGGCTTTGGAAAATGGAGTAAATGTAATAGGGCTTACAAGAGGTAAGGATACAAAGCTTCATCACACCGAGAAATTAGACAGCGGTGAGGTGTTGCTTGCCCAGTTTACCGAGGTGACGTCTGCAATAAAGGTAAGAGGCAAGGCAGAGATTTATACAAAGTTTGGGGTTATAATTTCGGAATCCCAAAATAAATGA
- a CDS encoding DNA polymerase III subunit alpha, whose protein sequence is MSFVHLHVHTEYSLLDGAVRIESLFERVKQLNMQSIAITDHGAMYGVVEFYKVAKEHGIKPIIGCEVYISPRSRFDKEPNIDNDIHHLILLAMDNEGYKNLSKIVSLGFIEGFYYKPRVDREILSKYSKGLIALTSCLAGEIPKLILRDQKEKLIDAISFYKDTFGSNFYFELQYHGIDEQRFVNSELIRLSKKYQIPLVATNDVHYLKKEHRELHDILLCIQTGKTIHDSNKMEFPTDEFYLKSPEEMERIFGYVPEALKNTLEIAERCNVEFEFGKINLPKFQLPEGESDAFEYLKELALSGFEKRYSKDNKMAYDRLLMELGVIKDMGFTEYFLIVQDFINFAKKNNIMVGPGRGSAAGSIVAYCLGITNVDPIKYNLLFERFLNPERISMPDIDIDFCYQRRQEVIDYVTNKYGKDRVSQIITFGTMAARASIRDVGRALGIPYAQVDEIAKMIPFSPGMTIDKALEINYDLKKLYDQNDTVRKIIDTARNLEGMPRHTSVHAAGVVISNCPITELVPLARTEDAIVTQFPMTTLEELGLLKMDFLGLRTLTVIQNTLELIKKHRNIEIDLDRIDYNDKNVYQFISEGNTNGVFQLESSGMKQFMRELKPENLEDVIAGISLFRPGPMDQIPVYIQNKNNKERIEYLHPKLEPILNVTYGCIVYQEQVMQIFRELAGYSLGRADLVRRAMAKKKADILMEERDRFIEGAVAGGVDRHIAEKIFAIIEDFGSYAFNKSHAAAYAILAYQTAYLKRYFTIEFMTSLITSVMNSNEKVGMYIEECRRFGISVLPPDINRSSYDFTIEGNSIRFGLRAIKSLGENVISHILKEREQNGEFKDLYDFIMRVDTNTVNKRIIENLIKSGAFDFTKINRNSLLASVEDILTIKQSQKKNANQVTFFEIANNEIELFSYKNLPQPSPEELLQMEKDAIGIYISGHPLEKYADLISKYNIVNLAELSNMTEEEEYKYQQIIVCGVLKEVKIKLTKNNQTMAFAKLEDLTDSLEVLFFPSVYERYSHLIKEDSILLIEAKATYREDEGVKIIAQKIDRLGEKEAGLSSTKQSNKAIAIKTDDHSILKSKKFVSFIKFFTGNSKIILYYRQKRLVSKSNMCININDTVLEQLKEWFGEENVWLEDLDS, encoded by the coding sequence ATGAGTTTTGTACATCTTCATGTACACACAGAGTATAGCTTGCTTGACGGAGCTGTTCGGATAGAGAGTTTATTTGAGAGGGTAAAACAGCTCAATATGCAAAGTATTGCAATAACTGACCATGGAGCGATGTATGGGGTTGTTGAATTTTACAAGGTAGCAAAAGAACATGGGATAAAGCCAATAATCGGATGTGAAGTATATATTTCTCCTCGTTCGCGTTTTGATAAAGAACCAAATATTGATAATGATATTCATCATTTAATACTTCTTGCAATGGATAATGAGGGATATAAAAACCTTTCAAAGATTGTTTCACTGGGGTTTATTGAAGGATTCTATTATAAACCAAGGGTGGACAGGGAAATCCTTTCAAAATATTCAAAAGGTTTAATTGCACTGACAAGCTGTCTTGCTGGAGAGATACCCAAATTGATTTTGAGAGACCAAAAAGAAAAATTGATTGATGCGATCAGTTTTTACAAAGATACTTTCGGGAGCAACTTTTATTTTGAACTTCAATACCATGGAATTGATGAACAAAGGTTTGTAAATAGTGAACTTATCAGACTTTCTAAAAAATACCAAATTCCTCTTGTAGCAACAAATGATGTGCATTATCTGAAAAAGGAACATAGGGAACTTCATGACATTCTGCTTTGTATTCAGACAGGAAAAACAATACATGATAGCAATAAAATGGAGTTTCCTACAGACGAGTTTTATCTCAAATCTCCCGAGGAGATGGAAAGAATATTTGGTTATGTTCCGGAGGCACTCAAAAACACTCTGGAGATTGCTGAAAGGTGTAATGTTGAATTTGAATTTGGGAAAATTAACCTTCCCAAATTTCAACTACCAGAAGGAGAATCTGATGCGTTTGAATATCTCAAAGAGTTGGCACTGTCCGGTTTTGAAAAAAGATATTCAAAAGATAACAAAATGGCATATGACAGGCTTTTAATGGAACTTGGTGTAATAAAGGATATGGGCTTTACAGAATACTTTTTGATTGTTCAGGATTTTATAAACTTTGCAAAGAAAAATAATATAATGGTAGGACCCGGTAGAGGTTCTGCGGCAGGAAGCATAGTTGCGTATTGTCTTGGAATTACAAATGTTGATCCAATTAAATATAATCTTCTTTTTGAAAGGTTTTTAAATCCTGAAAGGATTTCCATGCCTGATATTGACATTGATTTTTGCTATCAGCGAAGGCAGGAAGTAATTGATTATGTTACCAACAAATATGGTAAAGACAGGGTTAGCCAAATAATAACATTTGGTACAATGGCAGCAAGGGCCTCTATAAGAGATGTGGGAAGGGCTCTTGGCATACCATATGCCCAGGTTGATGAAATTGCAAAGATGATACCATTTTCACCTGGTATGACAATTGACAAAGCACTTGAGATAAATTATGACCTTAAGAAATTATATGATCAAAATGATACTGTCAGAAAAATAATTGACACTGCAAGAAATCTTGAAGGAATGCCACGGCACACTTCGGTTCATGCAGCAGGAGTTGTTATATCAAACTGTCCAATTACCGAACTGGTTCCTCTGGCAAGAACAGAGGATGCTATAGTTACTCAGTTTCCGATGACTACATTGGAAGAGCTGGGACTTTTGAAAATGGATTTTCTGGGTTTGAGGACTCTTACAGTTATTCAAAACACTTTAGAGCTTATAAAAAAACATCGGAACATAGAGATTGATCTTGACAGAATTGACTACAATGATAAAAATGTTTATCAATTTATTTCTGAAGGAAACACAAATGGAGTATTCCAGCTTGAAAGCAGTGGCATGAAACAGTTCATGAGAGAATTAAAACCAGAGAATTTGGAGGATGTGATAGCCGGAATTTCTCTTTTCAGACCAGGTCCAATGGATCAGATTCCGGTGTATATCCAGAACAAAAATAATAAGGAAAGGATAGAGTATCTGCATCCAAAGCTTGAACCAATTTTGAATGTTACGTATGGATGTATAGTTTACCAGGAACAGGTTATGCAGATCTTTAGAGAGCTTGCAGGTTATTCACTTGGCAGAGCAGACCTTGTCAGGCGCGCAATGGCAAAGAAAAAGGCAGATATTTTGATGGAAGAGAGAGATAGATTCATTGAAGGAGCTGTAGCAGGTGGGGTTGACAGACACATAGCAGAAAAGATATTTGCAATAATTGAGGACTTTGGAAGCTATGCGTTTAACAAGTCTCATGCAGCAGCCTATGCTATTTTGGCGTATCAAACAGCTTATTTGAAGAGGTATTTTACCATTGAGTTTATGACCAGCTTAATTACAAGCGTAATGAATTCGAATGAGAAAGTTGGAATGTACATAGAAGAGTGTAGAAGATTTGGAATTTCGGTTCTTCCACCCGATATAAACAGAAGTAGCTATGACTTCACAATCGAGGGGAATAGTATCAGGTTTGGTTTAAGAGCAATAAAGAGCCTGGGTGAAAATGTGATTTCTCATATTTTAAAAGAGCGTGAACAAAATGGAGAGTTTAAAGATTTGTATGACTTTATAATGAGAGTGGATACTAATACAGTGAACAAAAGAATTATTGAGAACTTGATAAAAAGTGGAGCTTTTGATTTTACAAAAATAAACAGGAATTCACTTTTAGCTTCTGTGGAAGATATTCTCACAATCAAACAATCACAAAAGAAAAATGCAAATCAAGTTACGTTTTTTGAAATAGCTAACAATGAAATAGAGCTTTTTTCATACAAAAACCTTCCCCAGCCCAGTCCCGAGGAACTTTTGCAGATGGAAAAAGATGCAATAGGGATTTATATAAGTGGTCATCCACTGGAAAAATATGCAGATTTGATTTCTAAGTACAACATTGTGAATCTGGCTGAACTTTCTAATATGACAGAGGAGGAAGAGTACAAGTACCAGCAGATAATTGTATGTGGAGTGCTTAAAGAGGTAAAAATAAAACTGACCAAGAACAACCAAACAATGGCATTTGCAAAACTGGAGGATTTAACTGATTCTTTGGAGGTTCTTTTCTTTCCAAGTGTTTATGAAAGGTATTCGCACTTGATAAAAGAAGATTCAATTTTATTGATAGAGGCAAAAGCTACATACAGAGAAGATGAGGGAGTAAAGATTATTGCACAGAAAATAGATAGACTTGGTGAAAAAGAAGCTGGATTATCTTCTACAAAACAGTCCAATAAAGCAATAGCAATAAAAACAGATGACCATTCTATTTTAAAATCCAAAAAGTTTGTATCTTTTATCAAATTCTTTACAGGTAATTCCAAAATTATTCTTTATTACAGGCAAAAAAGGCTTGTTTCTAAATCAAATATGTGCATAAATATAAATGACACTGTACTTGAGCAATTAAAAGAGTGGTTTGGCGAGGAAAATGTATGGCTTGAAGATTTAGATTCTTGA
- a CDS encoding HD-GYP domain-containing protein — translation MRRILLKNAKENMILAKDIYSEDGKILIASGQKLTGNIIKRLKDFGVYDIYIIDDNTDIVEIEDVITRELKEEAFKVVNTAFNVDYINSQEITPEIKTLVSKTISQLLEQKEIILNLCDIRTVGNYTLFHSLNTTIFALLVGIKLNYDYDKLLDLGMGTLLHDVGKVKVPKTILTKKGPLQEKEYEMIKMHTIIGYDILNSEYRFEQQVAEIALYHHERLDGSGYPFGKTRDEIPQTAKIVAVADVFDALVSDREFRKRLKPHMAIEYLLNSCSTHFDSYIVSKFVTFISLFQVGTPVLLNTREKGIVVHNNPRFPSRPIVRILYDSEGRKLPYKRDIDLALNFHYYIVDVLEDIEL, via the coding sequence ATGAGAAGGATTTTACTTAAAAATGCTAAAGAAAATATGATTCTTGCCAAGGACATTTATAGCGAAGATGGTAAAATTTTAATCGCTTCTGGGCAAAAACTCACAGGGAATATAATTAAAAGACTAAAGGATTTTGGTGTCTATGACATCTATATCATAGACGATAACACAGACATAGTTGAAATAGAAGATGTTATCACCAGGGAACTCAAGGAGGAAGCATTCAAAGTTGTAAACACTGCATTCAATGTAGATTATATCAATTCACAGGAGATTACTCCCGAGATAAAAACTCTTGTTAGCAAAACTATCTCCCAGCTTCTTGAACAAAAAGAGATTATTCTGAACCTTTGCGATATTAGAACGGTTGGGAACTATACTCTATTTCACTCACTTAATACTACTATTTTTGCACTTCTGGTTGGAATAAAGCTAAATTACGACTATGACAAACTGCTGGATCTTGGAATGGGTACATTGCTTCATGATGTAGGCAAGGTAAAGGTTCCTAAAACTATTTTGACCAAAAAGGGCCCGTTGCAGGAAAAAGAATATGAAATGATAAAAATGCATACAATTATTGGATATGATATTTTAAACTCTGAATACAGATTTGAACAGCAGGTTGCTGAAATTGCTCTTTATCATCATGAAAGGCTGGATGGGAGCGGATATCCATTTGGTAAAACGAGAGATGAAATACCGCAGACAGCTAAGATAGTTGCAGTGGCAGATGTATTTGATGCGCTTGTAAGTGACAGGGAATTTAGAAAGCGTTTAAAACCACATATGGCAATAGAATACCTTTTAAATTCGTGTTCCACTCATTTTGACAGTTATATAGTATCCAAATTTGTTACATTTATCTCGCTGTTTCAGGTAGGGACACCGGTGCTGTTGAATACAAGAGAAAAGGGAATTGTTGTACATAATAATCCGAGATTTCCATCTCGACCTATTGTAAGAATTCTTTATGATAGCGAAGGCAGGAAACTTCCATACAAAAGGGATATAGATCTGGCATTGAATTTTCATTATTATATAGTTGATGTTTTGGAAGACATAGAACTCTGA
- a CDS encoding 5-formyltetrahydrofolate cyclo-ligase yields the protein MQKKKIRKIIGVKRKLVKSKRKLKLDIMVYNKLKNLLSELDFSTVFIYMSLPDEVDTSRIINYLIAKGKRICVPKVVDREKMIAAEYRKDSKLKRNRFGIVEPEETLEVEPSDIDICIVPLLAFDRSLNRIGFGKGYYDRFLKEVSPSCLKAGIAYYFQRVPKIFAEMHDVELDIIVTDKIILNRRKKYRGEYNEKDFT from the coding sequence TTGCAAAAGAAAAAGATAAGGAAAATAATTGGTGTAAAACGAAAACTTGTAAAAAGTAAGCGGAAATTGAAACTTGATATAATGGTGTATAACAAATTGAAAAATTTACTATCAGAATTAGATTTTTCTACTGTATTTATATATATGAGTTTACCGGATGAGGTTGATACAAGTAGAATCATAAACTACCTCATAGCAAAGGGTAAGAGGATTTGTGTTCCCAAGGTTGTTGACAGAGAAAAAATGATTGCTGCAGAATACAGAAAAGACAGTAAATTAAAAAGAAACAGGTTTGGGATAGTCGAGCCTGAGGAAACATTAGAGGTAGAGCCATCTGATATAGACATTTGTATAGTTCCACTATTGGCTTTTGATAGAAGTTTAAATAGAATAGGTTTTGGCAAGGGATATTATGACAGGTTTTTAAAAGAGGTAAGTCCTTCTTGTTTGAAAGCAGGTATTGCATATTACTTCCAGAGAGTACCAAAAATTTTTGCCGAGATGCATGATGTTGAGCTTGATATTATTGTGACTGATAAAATCATCTTAAATAGAAGAAAAAAGTATAGGGGAGAATACAATGAGAAGGATTTTACTTAA
- the rpmF gene encoding 50S ribosomal protein L32 yields the protein MAQPKRRWSKQRTHKHRANWKIEAPNLVECPQCHEMKLLHRVCPNCGYYKNRKVVNED from the coding sequence TTGGCTCAACCAAAAAGAAGATGGTCAAAGCAGAGAACTCATAAACACAGAGCAAATTGGAAAATTGAAGCTCCAAACCTTGTTGAATGTCCTCAATGCCATGAGATGAAGCTTTTACACAGAGTATGTCCAAACTGCGGATACTATAAAAATAGAAAAGTAGTAAATGAAGACTAA
- a CDS encoding YceD family protein, which translates to MRLDVSKLKSNGDSEEFEFCENWESIEFRGDNLFFVEPVSFYGVATKKGNVIEVSGNIRTKLKTSCYRCTEDAFVDVDVPFYEEYSNNAEIKDDEVIQFEDDIIEFDENVIATIVLYLPMKYLCREDCKGLCPICGTNLNFGSCSCERDEIDPRLSILKTLKNMLGTDEEKEV; encoded by the coding sequence ATGAGATTAGATGTATCCAAACTAAAATCAAATGGCGATTCAGAAGAATTTGAGTTTTGTGAAAATTGGGAAAGTATAGAATTTAGAGGTGATAATTTATTTTTTGTTGAACCTGTTAGTTTTTACGGTGTTGCTACAAAGAAAGGCAACGTTATTGAAGTAAGTGGCAATATCAGAACAAAGCTCAAGACAAGTTGTTACAGATGTACAGAGGATGCTTTTGTTGATGTTGATGTTCCATTTTATGAAGAGTATTCAAACAATGCTGAGATTAAAGATGATGAAGTAATTCAATTTGAGGACGATATAATAGAGTTTGATGAAAATGTTATTGCAACTATTGTATTGTATCTTCCGATGAAATATTTGTGCAGAGAAGATTGTAAAGGTCTATGTCCTATTTGCGGTACTAATCTCAATTTTGGTTCGTGTTCGTGTGAAAGAGATGAGATTGATCCAAGGCTCAGTATTTTAAAAACGCTAAAAAATATGCTTGGTACAGATGAAGAAAAGGAGGTGTGA
- a CDS encoding helix-hairpin-helix domain-containing protein has protein sequence MFSFSKREKIMIVIIALLVVLNILQYFKNSGSKDDGHQLILETQNEQVQLQENENTQQDQIAGPQNYVVYVCGNVKNPGVYELPSNSRVNDAIEKAGGVLPNSDLNVINLAEKLQDGQKIYIPKIGEMQNQTMLASQTEQISGNLSVKSGKININTASKEELKTLDRIGDKLAERIIEYRQKHGPFKSIEEIKNVNGIGDKIFEAIKDSITVQ, from the coding sequence ATGTTTTCGTTTTCAAAAAGAGAAAAAATAATGATTGTCATAATTGCCCTGCTTGTTGTCCTGAATATTTTGCAGTACTTTAAAAACTCAGGTAGTAAAGATGATGGTCACCAGTTAATACTTGAGACGCAGAATGAACAGGTGCAACTTCAGGAAAATGAAAATACGCAACAAGATCAAATTGCCGGGCCACAAAACTACGTGGTATACGTTTGTGGCAATGTAAAAAATCCGGGAGTTTATGAGCTTCCGAGCAACAGTCGGGTAAACGATGCAATAGAGAAAGCAGGAGGTGTTTTACCAAACAGCGACCTGAATGTTATAAATCTTGCCGAGAAGCTGCAGGATGGTCAGAAAATTTATATTCCTAAAATTGGTGAGATGCAAAATCAAACAATGCTGGCATCTCAGACTGAACAAATTTCTGGCAATCTATCTGTCAAAAGTGGTAAGATAAATATTAATACTGCATCCAAGGAAGAGCTAAAAACTCTTGATAGAATAGGTGACAAACTTGCAGAAAGGATAATAGAGTACAGGCAAAAACATGGCCCTTTTAAAAGTATAGAAGAGATAAAAAATGTAAATGGTATAGGAGATAAGATATTTGAAGCTATTAAGGATTCTATCACAGTTCAATAA